The following coding sequences lie in one Arachis ipaensis cultivar K30076 chromosome B03, Araip1.1, whole genome shotgun sequence genomic window:
- the LOC107630642 gene encoding cytidine deaminase 1 isoform X2, which yields MDRPGFVIKPIQVQPTAQSLASLVDSTRILARPPISNFRVAAVGLGSSGRIYVGVNLEFPGLPLHHSVHAEQFLVTNLLLNGETSLTSFAVSAAPCGHCRQFLQELRDSENIQILIISDNNDQFTPLSDFLPHRFGPLDLFPEGSPFLLEPRNNGLKLTARTRMNRDDEDENLRSNNGVVCNGHGTVVDDEKLKIAALEAANASHAPLVAFVAGGGGGYDEIVGAVLVEKEGAPVRQEETARLLMRSISATCSFQALLCCSDSNDV from the exons ATGGATCGACCCGGATTCGTAATTAAGCCCATCCAAGTCCAACCCACGGCCCAATCACTGGCCTCCCTCGTCGACTCAACCCGCATCCTCGCCCGCCCACCAATCTCCAATTTCCGGGTCGCCGCCGTAGGACTCGGATCCTCCGGTCGCATCTACGTCGGTGTGAATCTCGAATTCCCCGGCCTCCCCCTCCACCACTCCGTTCACGCCGAACAATTCCTCGTAACCAACCTCCTCCTCAACGGCGAGACCTCCCTCACCTCCTTCGCCGTCTCCGCCGCACCCTGTGGCCACTGCCGCCAGTTCCTCCAGGAGCTCCGCGACTCAGAGAACATCCAAATCCTCATAATCTCCGACAACAATGACCAATTCACCCCCCTCTCCGACTTCCTCCCACACCGTTTCGGTCCCCTCGATCTCTTCCCCGAAGGTTCTCCTTTTCTCTTGGAGCCCCGAAACAACGGGTTGAAGCTCACAGCCCGAACCCGAATGAATCGCGATGATGAAGATGAGAATTTGAGATCCAATAATGGTGTTGTTTGCAATGGACACGGTACGGTCGTTGATGATGAGAAGTTAAAGATTGCGGCTTTGGAGGCTGCGAATGCGTCGCATGCACCTT TGGTGGCGTTTGTGGCGGGTGGCGGTGGTGGGTATGATGAGATCGTGGGGGCAGTGCTGGTGGAGAAAGAGGGTGCTCCGGTGAGGCAGGAAGAGACGGCGAGGTTGTTGATGCGTTCCATTTCAGCCACGTGCAGCTTCCAAGCATTGCTTTGCTGTTCCGATTCCAATGATGTTTGA
- the LOC107630642 gene encoding cytidine deaminase 1 isoform X1 translates to MDRPGFVIKPIQVQPTAQSLASLVDSTRILARPPISNFRVAAVGLGSSGRIYVGVNLEFPGLPLHHSVHAEQFLVTNLLLNGETSLTSFAVSAAPCGHCRQFLQELRDSENIQILIISDNNDQFTPLSDFLPHRFGPLDLFPEGSPFLLEPRNNGLKLTARTRMNRDDEDENLRSNNGVVCNGHGTVVDDEKLKIAALEAANASHAPYSGSPSGVALVDCGGKVYKGSYMESAAFNPSLGPVQAAVVAFVAGGGGGYDEIVGAVLVEKEGAPVRQEETARLLMRSISATCSFQALLCCSDSNDV, encoded by the coding sequence ATGGATCGACCCGGATTCGTAATTAAGCCCATCCAAGTCCAACCCACGGCCCAATCACTGGCCTCCCTCGTCGACTCAACCCGCATCCTCGCCCGCCCACCAATCTCCAATTTCCGGGTCGCCGCCGTAGGACTCGGATCCTCCGGTCGCATCTACGTCGGTGTGAATCTCGAATTCCCCGGCCTCCCCCTCCACCACTCCGTTCACGCCGAACAATTCCTCGTAACCAACCTCCTCCTCAACGGCGAGACCTCCCTCACCTCCTTCGCCGTCTCCGCCGCACCCTGTGGCCACTGCCGCCAGTTCCTCCAGGAGCTCCGCGACTCAGAGAACATCCAAATCCTCATAATCTCCGACAACAATGACCAATTCACCCCCCTCTCCGACTTCCTCCCACACCGTTTCGGTCCCCTCGATCTCTTCCCCGAAGGTTCTCCTTTTCTCTTGGAGCCCCGAAACAACGGGTTGAAGCTCACAGCCCGAACCCGAATGAATCGCGATGATGAAGATGAGAATTTGAGATCCAATAATGGTGTTGTTTGCAATGGACACGGTACGGTCGTTGATGATGAGAAGTTAAAGATTGCGGCTTTGGAGGCTGCGAATGCGTCGCATGCACCTTACAGTGGGTCCCCTTCAGGGGTGGCTCTGGTGGATTGCGGCGGGAAGGTTTATAAGGGATCTTACATGGAATCGGCGGCGTTTAACCCGAGCTTAGGGCCCGTACAGGCGGCAGTGGTGGCGTTTGTGGCGGGTGGCGGTGGTGGGTATGATGAGATCGTGGGGGCAGTGCTGGTGGAGAAAGAGGGTGCTCCGGTGAGGCAGGAAGAGACGGCGAGGTTGTTGATGCGTTCCATTTCAGCCACGTGCAGCTTCCAAGCATTGCTTTGCTGTTCCGATTCCAATGATGTTTGA